From Anopheles arabiensis isolate DONGOLA chromosome 3, AaraD3, whole genome shotgun sequence, a single genomic window includes:
- the LOC120903093 gene encoding integrator complex subunit 7 encodes MISVRVNNFNENFLNETDGDSNSVLIELDKGLRSSKIGDQCEAIIRFPKLFERYPFPILINSSFLKLAEFFRIGSNLSRLWILRVCQQSEKHLEKIINIDEFLKRIFMVIHSNDPVARALTLRTLGAVAFVIPEKQHVHHAIRMALDSHDTVEVEAAIFASVQFAAQSKTFAVGMCSKVASMIESLQTPVNMKLHLIPVLRHMHHDASTAALVRALCRDLLPKYPSEQFVVEIIRSLSQLSCATLVDIPDQVDLLLVYLQDPRKRVQSTVLLSLKKLAEKGAYLWPKTAISRLLQLTVQCSNQNMALDVILTLTKCPHTCHTMLNEEQQQILDVCKNCLLMENDSGGRAMTILTSLITYCHTENIPPPVHVLEYLDMHLEFLIQASLQNRASLKDFRLYLKCGVQLSKTSREFGESFAEMIAELLSEEHSTSTAGHSKLICEALGAICSNVIVSCEFYETQLPGTSPFSGVMQHLLRKLEALARSSGGSESLDKERTNIVELLAAICMQAMLGSFMPDNVIGIFVQLLQTTNPWTQYRIARSASRYGQHFLAALIYEKLSRNISLENLHFYLVALGQISKAECILNHGQEYEALAQRHVKREPGAAVPGATGSLSLIDRLEKAINLYCIALSTLKASSSPQHPLAFQSELIRLRCTFLEVLHSVVITRNTLCITPPSEISQTLAQNCRDPLQKYGHITNQLRKHVKLLKNCEDAYGRLYKSSFDADPGTLEHLEAVQHLCATLQLSIETISFINPSETPKVAPQSSHPETRYLLSVCRTVLKHLQLIPAEVPGGTKTLTHEHTDMMMKQIETVVRSSHCTPRFFFQVLQNTSVKLALTPQPRATGEPVFVQPNSHLVVKVEGVIQHYGRTPSLFRAINSIQLTLNSTLMTSRPNDVKLLSDSLTLTQVVKPHRDFLSGSFLIALNNTAHTFNGGPVSLGGQWQLNLETCIIDDNGVMWQTGPKSTLLVRIPEDNHKQSLGMQSTVRRF; translated from the coding sequence ATGATCAGCGTGCGAGTGAACAATTTCAACGAAAACTTCCTCAACGAAACCGATGGCGACTCGAACTCGGTCCTCATCGAGCTGGACAAGGGCCTGCGGTCGAGCAAGATCGGCGACCAGTGCGAGGCAATCATCCGCTTCCCCAAGCTGTTCGAACGCTATCCCTTCCCCATCCTGATCAACTCGTCCTTCCTGAAGCTGGCCGAGTTCTTTCGCATCGGCTCGAACCTGTCCCGGCTGTGGATACTGCGCGTTTGCCAGCAGAGCGAAAAGCACCTGGAAAAGATCATCAACATCGACGAGTTTCTGAAGCGCATCTTTATGGTGATCCACTCGAACGATCCGGTGGCGCGGGCCCTCACGCTCCGCACGCTCGGCGCAGTGGCGTTCGTCATTCCGGAGAAGCAGCACGTCCACCATGCGATTCGCATGGCGCTGGACAGTCACGATACGGTCGAGGTGGAGGCGGCCATCTTCGCCAGCGTACAGTTCGCGGCCCAGTCGAAAACGTTCGCTGTCGGCATGTGCTCCAAGGTAGCGTCGATGATCGAGAGCCTGCAGACGCCGGTCAACATGAAGCTGCACCTGATACCGGTGCTGCGGCACATGCACCACGACGCCAGTACGGCCGCACTGGTGCGCGCGCTCTGCCGTGATCTGCTGCCGAAGTATCCGTCCGAGCAGTTTGTGGTGGAAATCATACGCTCCCTGTCGCAGCTGTCCTGTGCCACGCTGGTGGACATACCGGATCAGGTCGATTTGCTGCTGGTGTACCTGCAGGACCCGCGCAAGCGGGTACAGTCTACGGTGCTGCTGTCGCTGAAGAAGCTGGCGGAGAAGGGCGCGTATCTGTGGCCCAAGACGGCGATCAGCCGGCTGCTGCAGCTTACCGTGCAGTGCAGCAACCAGAACATGGCGCTGGACGTGATACTGACGCTCACCAAGTGTCCCCACACCTGCCACACGATGCTGaacgaggagcagcagcagatacTGGACGTGTGCAAGAACTGCCTGCTGATGGAGAACGACAGCGGTGGCCGCGCGATGACGATCCTCACCAGCCTGATCACGTACTGCCACACGGAGAACATCCCTCCGCCGGTGCACGTGCTCGAGTATCTGGACATGCATCTGGAGTTTCTCATTCAGGCATCGCTGCAGAACAGGGCCTCGCTGAAGGACTTCCGCCTGTATCTGAAGTGTGGCGTGCAGCTGTCCAAGACGAGCCGTGAGTTTGGGGAAAGCTTCGCGGAAATGATTGCGGAGCTGCTGAGCGAGGAGCACTCCACGTCTACCGCCGGCCACTCGAAGCTGATCTGCGAGGCGCTCGGTGCGATCTGCTCGAACGTGATCGTGTCGTGCGAGTTTTACGAAACTCAACTACCCGGCACGAGCCCCTTCAGTGGCGTGATGCAGCATTTGCTGCGCAAGCTGGAAGCGCTGGCCCGGTCGAGCggcgggtcggagtcgctggACAAGGAGAGGACGAACATCGTGGAGCTGCTCGCCGCGATTTGCATGCAGGCCATGCTGGGATCCTTCATGCCGGACAACGTGATCGGCATCTttgtgcagctgctgcagacgacgaacccgtgGACGCAGTACCGGATCGCCCGCTCGGCCTCCCGCTACGGGCAGCACTTTCTTGCCGCGCTCATCTACGAGAAGCTGTCGCGGAACATTTCGCTGGAAAACTTGCACTTCTATCTGGTGGCACTGGGCCAGATCTCAAAGGCGGAGTGCATCCTTAACCACGGCCAGGAGTATGAGGCGCTTGCCCAGAGGCACGTCAAGCGGGAACCGGGTGCGGCGGTGCCGGGTGCGACCGGTTCCCTCTCGCTCATCGATCGGCTCGAGAAGGCAATTAATCTGTACTGCATCGCGCTGTCCACGCTGAAGGCCAGCTCGTCGCCCCAGCACCCGCTGGCGTTCCAGTCGGAGCTGATCCGCCTGCGGTGCACGTTTCTCGAGGTGCTGCACAGTGTGGTGATCACGCGGAACACGCTCTGCATCACGCCGCCGTCGGAAATTTCGCAAACGCTGGCGCAAAACTGCCGCGATCCGCTGCAAAAGTACGGCCACATCACGAACCAGCTGCGCAAGCACGTGAAGCTGCTGAAAAACTGCGAAGATGCGTACGGCCGGCTGTACAAAAGCTCGTTCGATGCCGATCCCGGCACGCTGGAGCACCTGGAAGCGGTACAGCACCTCTGTGCCACGCTGCAGCTTTCCATCGAGACGATTTCGTTCATCAACCCGTCGGAAACGCCGAAGGTGGCACCGCAATCGAGCCATCCCGAGACGCGCTACCTGCTTTCCGTGTGCCGGACGGTGCTGAAACATCTGCAGCTGATACCGGCCGAGGTTCCCGGCGGCACCAAAACGCTCACCCACGAGCACACGGACATGATGATGAAGCAGATTGAAACGGTGGTCCGTTCGTCCCACTGTACGCCGCGCTTCTTCTTCCAGGTGCTGCAGAACACGTCCGTGAAGCTAGCGCTCACACCGCAGCCCCGCGCCACCGGTGAACCGGTGTTCGTGCAGCCGAACAGCCATCTGGTGGTGAAGGTGGAAGGTGTCATCCAGCACTACGGCCGTACGCCGTCGCTGTTCCGGGCGATCAACAGCATCCAGCTGACGCTAAACTCCACCCTGATGACGTCCCGGCCGAACGATGTGAAGCTGCTGTCGGACAGTCTCACACTGACGCAGGTGGTGAAACCGCACCGGGACTTTCTGAGCGGCAGCTTCCTGATTGCGCTGAACAACACGGCGCACACGTTCAACGGTGGGCCGGTCAGCTTGGGTGGCCAGTGGCAGCTGAATCTGGAGACGTGCATCATCGACGACAATGGGGTGATGTGGCAGACCGGGCCGAAGAGTACGCTGCTCGTGCGCATACCGGAGGATAATCACAAACAGTCGCTTGGAATGCAGTCGACCGTGAGGAGGTTTTAA
- the LOC120902937 gene encoding nischarin — translation MSNYQLHANETTISIPRIITVDSVNYYEILVKCGQVMWTVNHRYRDFAELHDQLVSERGVSKDKLPPKKVLGNKSPTFLKKRQEALEQYLREMLIFLKVTMPREFVEFLDFHRYDIIFLVQHLASSLFLRGDAFLAKSKKYGFSVLELHAISERMQIPCPPTEAACSNYNFSHILDFCAQLETIIVLPTKNSLPTILYDDDTDKYIPHALHKPIGSSNLIPVQLRYELSVFKVLRNLIIYGVPTENIQNVGALRETLSRIEVYKSETKQICQIALCDNVHKDAAEDELDKSKQWKNLRHAVFKENQLTVIDRTIRLFPTVKDLVLDKNKLESIAHLSHLNNLQILSLRCNRIAQCANWHVQLGNLVTLNLSQNRIRLLEGLGKLYSLVNLDLSCNLIDDINEIDYIGNLPLLENLRLMGNPVAGGVDYRARVLSRFGERLQEIYLDNEKGNQTEYDMALVLSALRISAQKSHRKLHSLLEPGGSTPAEEQQEKQKNDTERAGPSGGAGS, via the exons ATGTCTAACTATCAACTGCACGCCAACGAAACGACCATCTCGATCCCGCGCATCATCACGGTGGACAGTGTGAACTACTACGAGATACTGGTGAAATGTGGCCAGGTCATGTGGACGGTCAACCATCGGTATCGCGACTTTGCCGAGCTGCACGACCAGCTCGTGTCGGAACGGGGCGTCTCGAAGGACAAGCTGCCGCCGAAGAAGGTGCTCGGCAACAAGAGCCCCACCTTCCTGAAGAAACGCCAGGAAGCACTCGAGCAGTACCTGAGGGAGATGCTAATCTTTCTGAAGGTAACGATGCCGCGGGAGTTTGTCGAGTTTCTCGACTTCCACCGGTACGATATCATCTTTCTGGTGCAGCACCTGGCCAGCTCGCTGTTTCTGCGCGGGGACGCCTTTCTGGCCAAGTCGAAAAAGTACGGCTTCTCGGTGCTGGAGCTGCACGCGATCAGCGAGCGGATGCAGATCCCTTGCCCGCCGACCGAGGCGGCCTGCAGCAACTACAACTTCTCCCACATACTGGACTTTTGCGCCCAGCTCGAGACGATCATCGTGCTGCCGACCAAGAACAGTCTGCCCACGATCCTGTACGACGACGATACGGATAAGTACATCCCGCACGCGCTCCACAAACCGATCGGTAGTAGCAATCTCATCCCGGTGCAGCTGCGGTACGAGCTGAGCGTGTTCAAAGTGTTGCGTAATCTCATCATTTACGGCGTGCCGAcggaaaacattcaaaatgtAG GTGCCTTGCGTGAAACGCTCTCAAGGATAGAGGTGTACAAGAGCGAAACGAAGCAAATCTGCCAAATTGCGCTGTGTGATAATGTCCACAAGGATGCGGCCGAGGACGAGCTGGACAAGTCGAAG CAGTGGAAAAACCTTCGCCACGCGGTGTTTAAGGAAAACCAGCTGACGGTGATCGATCGAACGATCCGGCTGTTTCCCACCGTCAAGGATCTGGTGCTGGACAAGAACAAGCTGGAAAGCATCGCCCATCTTAGCCACCTGAACAACCTGCAGATACTCAGCCTGCGCTGCAACCGGATAGCGCAGTGCGCGAACTGGCACGTCCAGCTCGGCAATCTGGTCACGCTGAACCTGTCCCAGAACCGGATACGCCTGCTCGAAGGGCTGGGCAAGCTGTACTCGCTGGTGAACTTGGATTTGAGCTGCAATTTAATTGACGATATTAATGAAATTGATTACATCGGTAATTTACCGCTGCTGGAGAATCTGCGCCTCATGGGGAATCCGGTCGCCGGTGGTGTCG ACTACCGTGCCCGGGTGCTTTCGCGATTCGGCGAACGGTTGCAGGAGATCTATCTGGACAATGAGAAGGGCAACCAGACGGAGTACGATATGGCGCTGGTGCTATCTGCGCTGCGCATATCGGCCCAGAAATCGCACCGCAAGCTGCACAGCCTGCTCGAACCGGGCGGTAGTACGCCCGCCGAAgagcagcaggagaagcagAAGAACGATACCGAACGTGCCGGACCGAGTGGAGGAGCGGGCAGTTGA
- the LOC120902936 gene encoding uncharacterized protein LOC120902936, translating into MEQNTADCSEPSSKKRRKDDSDTLNQTECGIDHINRLPYEIFCKIFQHLYLEDQLPCALVCKRWYAILRSEPFQERMSFNFSHCFGLPIASHHLQYMASAFHCVFDDCGSDPVPANQAKVLEMVRKATAANDEPGPSTRPTPASAAGLLTPEQLLFSGELPLKSLHIKASFDRMRRFLADRLKNMQNLQHLTLTVLAEVAGDELPEKAPRWVIEHGTLPSLTWQLFANTNGYELKLPALERYTVDVANDFDLHYLMEYSEQLVELTVWFYFERAMEQTLTRPFPRLRKLLMKRFDKGPLSPEPNTRGDDLAADRFAQSAPLLEDLTIDSSTVAYRIFRAVCLHNAGTLTRLTLSDVIFPRALFVLILELKNLEFLRLDECILEEGSRLRHVDLPKLQQLELINSGTCFRLDGGFAHVRRLQYSMDSQLSRLCRHLTMLEELEIVLRTGAPVAEAIREHFRSLALLPCLRTLTINGMKTNTRPWDHCQPMPNVEQLTLRRCYLLRGNFALLPKLFPGLKVLMLEGTMIAYRRLPDGVQPVAFLQRRLKGYLPRCSVTLRHCDAEPVSTVLKMEDEVRWRMQLFEQGHMKQIPYGQTEGKKEKKRRKKIWNESMCG; encoded by the exons atggaacaaaatacaGCTGATTGTAGTGAACCATCAAGCAAAAAGCGTAGAAAAGATGATTCGGATACGCTCAACCAGACAGAGTGCGGAATCGATCACATAAACCGTTTGCCATACGAG ATATTTTGTAAAATCTTTCAACACCTCTACCTGGAAGACCAGCTCCCGTGTGCGCTGGTCTGCAAACGCTGGTATGCGATTTTGCGCTCCGAACCGTTCCAGGAGCGCATGAGCTTCAACTTTAGCCACTGCTTCGGGCTGCCGATCGCGAGCCATCACCTACAGTACATGGCCAGTGCGTTCCACTGCGTGTTCGACGACTGTGGCTCCGACCCGGTCCCTGCCAATCAGGCAAAGGTGCTCGAAATGGTACGGAAGGCAACCGCTGCCAACGATGAGCCGGGCCCATCGACCAGACCGACGCCGGCGAGCGCTGCCGGTTTACTCACACCCGAGCAGCTACTGTTCTCCGGCGAGCTGCCACTGAAGAGCCTCCACATCAAAGCATCGTTCGATCGGATGCGCCGCTTTCTAGCCGATCGGTTAAAGAACATGCAAAACCTGCAGCACCTCACGCTTACCGTCTTGGCCGAGGTGGCGGGAGACGAGCTGCCGGAAAAGGCACCGCGCTGGGTAATCGAGCACGGTACGCTCCCGAGCCTCACCTGGCAGCTGTTCGCCAACACGAACGGGTACGAGCTAAAGCTGCCGGCGCTCGAGCGCTACACGGTGGACGTTGCGAACGATTTCGACCTGCACTATCTGATGGAGTACAGCGAGCAGCTGGTCGAGCTGACCGTGTGGTTTTACTTCGAGCGCGCGATGGAGCAAACACTTACCCGGCCGTTCCCGCGCCTAAGGAAGCTGCTGATGAAGCGGTTCGACAAGGGTCCCCTCTCGCCCGAACCAAACACGCGCGGGGACGATCTGGCCGCGGACCGGTTCGCGCAAAGTGCACCGCTGCTCGAGGACCTTACCATCGATTCGTCCACGGTTGCGTACCGGATCTTTCGTGCGGTGTGTCTCCACAATGCCGGCACGCTGACACGGCTCACGCTAAGCGATGTCATCTTTCCGCGCGCCCTGTTTGTGCTCATCCTCGAGCTGAAGAATCTGGAG TTCCTGCGCCTCGATGAGTGCATCCTTGAGGAAGGAAGTCGGCTACGGCACGTCGACCTGCCGAAGCTCCAGCAGCTCGAGCTCATCAACAGCGGCACCTGCTTCCGGCTCGATGGTGGCTTTGCGCACGTGCGCCGGCTACAGTACAGCATGGATTCGCAGCTGTCGCGCCTCTGCCGCCACCTGACCATGCTGGAGGAGTTGGAGATAGTGCTGCGTACCGGGGCGCCCGTTGCGGAAGCGATACGCGAACACTTCCGTTCCCTCGCACTGCTGCCGTGCCTGCGCACGTTAACCATCAACGGGATGAAAACGAACACCCGCCCCTGGGACCACTGCCAACCGATGCCAAACGTGGAGCAGCTAACACTGCGCCGGTGCTATCTGTTGCGCGGTAACTTTGCCCTGCTGCCGAAACTGTTTCCCGGGCTGAAAGTGCTTATGCTAGAAGGCACGATGATTGCGTACCGGCGGCTGCCGGACGGTGTGCAGCCGGTCGCTTTCTTGCAGCGCCGATTAAAAGGCTACCTGCCGCGCTGCTCCGTGACGTTGCGTCACTGTGACGCCGAACCGGTCAGCACGGTGCTCAAGATGGAGGACGAGGTACGGTGGCGGATGCAGCTGTTCGAGCagggccacatgaagcaaatACCCTACGGGCAGACGGaggggaagaaagaaaagaaacggcGTAAGAAGATCTGGAATGAATCGATGTGTGGTTGA